One Solanum lycopersicum chromosome 2, SLM_r2.1 genomic region harbors:
- the LOC101247687 gene encoding uncharacterized protein: MVVAVRASPLVFLPSSPFAASRNLKKQCSNTIISFNIRLQSSHSKSSCITISSIKCSASSTSAIVSKEEEPLPLEVNEIKTLCKTWVWRGYNINYLSYPGHNNDTCRPSLLLVHGFGASVAHWRRNIATLAQNYRVYAIDLLGFGASDKPEGFAYNMETWAELILDFVNQVIQRPTVLVGNSVGSLACVIAAADPSQTSIQGLVLLNCAGGMNNKAIVDDWRIKLLSPLLWLVDFLLSQKPIASSIFTRVKQRENLKNILLSVYGNKESVDEDLVDIIRTPADSEGALDAFVSIVTGPPGPNPVQLIPKMTLPILVLWGDQDPFTPIDGPVGRYFSSLPSQKPNVSLFLLEGVGHCPHDDRPDLVHEKLLPWLSNLPVADNVVT; encoded by the coding sequence ATGGTAGTCGCCGTTCGTGCCTCACCCCTTGTTTTTCTACCTTCATCACCATTTGCTGCCTCCAGGAACTTGAAGAAACAATGTAGTAACACCATCATCAGTTTCAACATTCGTCTTCAAAGTAGTCATAGCAAGTCCAGCTGTATCACTATTAGCAGCATCAAATGCTCTGCCTCGTCTACCTCTGCTATTGTTTCAAAGGAGGAAGAACCGTTGCCACTTGAGGTGAATGAGATTAAGACACTGTGCAAAACTTGGGTATGGAGAGGTTACAACATAAATTACTTGAGTTATCCAGGGCACAACAACGACACTTGTCGCCCTTCTCTACTTCTAGTTCATGGTTTTGGTGCCTCTGTCGCCCATTGGCGTAGGAACATTGCCACGCTTGCTCAAAATTACAGAGTGTATGCTATTGACCTACTTGGTTTTGGTGCTTCTGACAAGCCTGAAGGATTTGCATATAACATGGAAACTTGGGCTGAGTTAATATTGGATTTTGTGAACCAAGTTATTCAAAGACCAACCGTATTGGTAGGGAACTCTGTCGGAAGCCTTGCTTGTGTAATAGCTGCTGCAGATCCTTCTCAAACATCCATTCAAGGTCTTGTTTTGTTGAACTGTGCTGGAGGCATGAATAACAAGGCAATTGTTGACGATTGGAGGATTAAGTTGCTATCGCCTTTACTCTGGCTTGTTGACTTCTTATTGAGCCAAAAACCAATAGCTTCTTCAATCTTTACTCGGGTCAAACAGAGAGAAAATCTAAAGAATATATTGTTGTCTGTCTATGGTAACAAGGAGTCTGTGGATGAAGATCTGGTGGACATTATTCGAACACCAGCAGATTCTGAAGGTGCGCTTGATGCTTTTGTATCCATTGTGACAGGTCCACCAGGGCCTAACCCAGTGCAGTTGATCCCAAAAATGACATTGCCTATACTTGTGTTATGGGGTGATCAAGATCCATTTACTCCGATCGATGGCCCTGTTGGTAGATACTTCTCATCCTTACCTTCTCAAAAACCAAATGTGAGTTTATTCCTTTTAGAAGGTGTGGGACATTGCCCTCATGATGACAGACCTGATCTTGTCCATGAGAAGCTGCTTCCTTGGTTAAGCAATTTACCAGTGGCAGATAATGTTGTTACATGA
- the LOC101248739 gene encoding cullin-4: MSQPNKRSSSLSTPPPSPLSRSMKKAKSQAAAATDDNKNGQQQQQHHHHHHKDEPCVSMIQYSGGGVTSNLSRKKATPPQPPKKQLVIKLNKAKPTLPTNFEENTWATLKSAISAIFLKQPDPCDLEKLYQAVTDLCLHKMGGSLYQRIEKECEAHIVAVLQSLVGQSEDLVVFLSVVQRCWQDFCDQMLMIRGIALYLDRTYVKQTPNGHSLWEMGLQLFRKHLCLASEVEHKIVFGLLQMIESERLGEAVDRALLNHLLKMFTALGIYAESFEKPFVERTSEFYAAEGVKYMQQSDVPDYLKHVELRLHEEHDRCLHYLDSSTRKPLISTTERQLLERHVAAILDKGFMMLMDGKRIEDLRRMYSLFPRVEALESLKQTLSLYIRKNGQSIVHDDEKDKDMVSSLLEFKASVDTIWEESFSKNEAFGNTIKDAFGHLINVCENRPAELIAKFLDEKLRAGNKGTSEEELEGILDKVLVLFRFIQGKDVFEAFYKKDLAKRLLLGKSASIDAEKSMISKLKTECGSQFTNKLEGMFKDIELSKEINESFKQSSQARKKLPTGIEMSVHVLTTGYWPTYPPMDVRLPHELNIYQDIFKEFYLSKYSGRRLMWQNSLGHCVLKAEFPKGKKELAVSLFQAVVLMLFNDAEKLSFLDMMEATRIEDKELRRTLQSLACGKVRVLQKIPKGRDVEDNDTFVFNDQFTTPLYRIKVNAIQMKETVEENTNTTERVFQDRQYQVDAAIVRIMKTRKVLSHTLLITELFQQLKFPVKPADLKKRIESLIEREYLERDKNNPQVYNYLA; this comes from the exons atgtctCAACCGAACAAGCGATCTTCTTCCCTGAGTACACCACCACCATCTCCGCTTTCCCGTTCAATGAAGAAGGCCAAGTCTCAGGCCGCAGCAGCTACTGATGACAACAAGAATGgccagcagcagcagcagcaccaccaccatcaccacAAAGACGAACCTTGTGTGTCCATGATCCAATATTCGGGTGGTGGGGTTACTTCCAATTTGTCTCGAAAGAAAGCTACCCCTCCACAGCCTCCTAAGAAGCAGCTCGTCATTAAGCTCAATAAAg cAAAACCTACGCTCCCaacaaattttgaagaaaatacttGGGCAACTCTGAAGTCGGCTATCAGTGCAATATTCTTAAAGCAGCCTGATCCTTGTGACTTGGAAAAGCTTTATCAG GCTGTCACTGACCTGTGTCTGCACAAGATGGGTGGAAGCTTATACCAACGGATTGAAAAAGAGTGTGAGGCACACATAGTTGCAGTATTGCAGTCCTTAGTTGGCCAAAGTGAAGATCTTGTTGTTTTTCTATCAGTTGTTCAGAGGTGCTGGCAGGACTTCTGTGATCAGATGTTGATGATCCGTGGTATAGCGTTGTATCTAGACAGAACATATGTGAAACAAACCCCAAATGGCCATTCATTGTGGGAGATGGGTTTGCAGCTTTTCCGCAAACATCTTTGTCTAGCTTCAGAAGTAGAACACAAAATTGTCTTTGGGCTCCTTCAGATGATTGAGAGTGAAAG ATTAGGTGAGGCCGTTGATAGAGCTCTTCTTAACCATCTTTTGAAGATGTTCACTGCCTTAGGAATTTACGCAGAGAGCTTTGAGAAGCCATTTGTTGAGCGCACTTCTGAGTTTTATGCTGCTGAAGGTGTCAAATACATGCAACAGTCAGATGTTCCAGATTACTTGAAGCATGTGGAG TTAAGGTTACATGAAGAACATGATAGGTGCTTGCACTACCTGGATTCAAGTACAAGAAAACCACTAATATCAACTACAGAGAGGCAACTTTTAGAACGACATGTTGCTGCAATACTTGACAAG GGTTTCATGATGCTGATGGATGGTAAGCGTATTGAGGATCTTCGAAGAATGTATTCACTATTCCCTAGGGTAGAGGCGCTTGAATCGTTGAAGCAAACTCTTAGCTTGTACATCCGAAAAAATGGTCAAAGCATTGTGCATGACgatgaaaaagataaagatatgGTATCTAGCCTGTTAGAATTTAAGGCATCCGTTGATACTATATGGGAAGAaagtttttctaaaaatgaaGCATTTGGTAACACTATCAAGGATGCGTTTGGACATCTCATAAATGTCTGTGAG AATCGGCCTGCCGAGCTGATTGCTAAATTTCTGGACGAGAAGCTTCGTGCTGGAAATAAGGGTACTTCGGAAGAGGAATTGGAGGGTATACTTGATAAAGTCTTGGTTCTGTTCAGGTTTATACAG GGTAAGGATGTATTTGAGGCATTCTACAAGAAAGATCTAGCAAAGAGATTATTGTTGGGAAAGAGTGCTTCAATAGATGCAGAGAAGTCCATGATCTCTAAG TTGAAGACTGAATGTGGTAGTCAATTCACTAACAAATTGGAAGGAATGTTCAAG GATATTGAATTGTCAAAAGAGATAAATGAATCCTTTAAGCAATCTTCTCAAGCCAGGAAAAAACTCCCAACAGGAATTGAGATGAGTGTTCATGTATTAACCACAGG GTACTGGCCAACTTATCCGCCCATGGATGTTCGGCTTCCCCATGAACTCAATATCTATCAG GATATTTTCAAGGAATTCTACTTGAGCAAATACAGCGGTAGGCGGTTGATGTGGCAAAATTCTTTGGGACATTGTGTTCTAAAAGCAGAGTTTCCCAAGGGTAAAAAAGAGCTGGCAGTGTCTCTGTTTCAG GCTGTTGTTTTAATGCTTTTTAATGATGCGGAAAAGCTTAGCTTTCTAGATATGATGGAAGCAACTCGAATTGAGGATAAAGAGCTCAGGAGAACTTTACAGTCTCTTGCATGTGGTAAAGTTCGTGTTCTCCAGAAG ATTCCAAAAGGAAGAGATGTGGAAGACAACGATACCTTTGTGTTCAATGATCAATTTACTACTCCACTCTATCGGATAAAG GTAAATGCCATTCAGATGAAGGAAACAGTTGAGGAGAACACAAACACCACAGAAAGAGTATTCCAGGACCGGCAATACCAG GTTGATGCTGCTATCGTTAGGATAATGAAGACCAGAAAAGTGCTGAGTCATACCCTTTTGATAACTGAACTCTTTCAGCAG CTTAAATTCCCTGTGAAACCAGCTGACTTGAAGAAAAGGATTGAAAGCCTCATAGAAAGGGAGTATCTGGAACGAGACAAGAACAATCCTCAAGTTTACAACTATCTTGCCTAG
- the LOC104645894 gene encoding outer envelope membrane protein 7: MGALTTALIAIGGVVLGWITIEMACKPCLEKGREAIDQNLNPDYDPDDQHSIREPLTANATQDTDPDSASSTAVKIV, translated from the coding sequence ATGGGGGCATTAACAACGGCGCTGATAGCAATTGGAGGCGTAGTTCTCGGCTGGATCACCATCGAGATGGCTTGCAAGCCTTGTCTTGAAAAAGGTCGAGAAGCCATTGATCAAAATCTCAACCCAGACTATGACCCAGATGATCAACACAGTATCCGGGAACCTCTAACTGCAAACGCAACTCAAGACACCGATCCGGATTCCGCTTCTTCAACTGCCGTTAAAATTGTCTGA
- the LOC101248164 gene encoding F-box protein At5g46170: MIYPEPMDHFDRLPDSILLFIFNKIGDVKALGRCSVVSRRFNSLVPEVDNVLVRVDCVISDDESSPPSSSSSSGYSSDKSRHPISSLFRLVFSGLLKPFQSITQFISISPRRAASSSAAVVDGDDFEKNSVTHHSPTQVLKNFNEIKLLRIELPSGELGIDEGVLLKWRADFGSTLDNCIILGASSVIQPVTSTSGCSLPNTDGNGENDNGSIPDSFYTNGGLKLRVVWTISSLIAASARHYLLQPIIAEHKTLDSLVLTDADEQGVLCMNKDQLEELRVKPLSASSASKRTLVPALNMRLWYAAHLELPDGTVLKGATLVAIRPSEQPKKEVVGADGNWVGAAFKEPYGTAARMLVKRRTYCLEMNSF; the protein is encoded by the coding sequence ATGATTTACCCCGAACCCATGGACCACTTCGATCGATTACCAGACTCAATTCTTCTATTCATCTTCAACAAGATCGGCGATGTTAAGGCTTTGGGTCGTTGTTCTGTGGTTTCTAGAAGGTTCAATTCACTAGTTCCTGAAGTGGACAACGTTCTCGTTCGCGTGGATTGTGTTATCTCCGATGATGAGTCTTCTCCtccgtcttcttcttcttcttctggtTACTCTTCTGATAAGTCCAGGCACCCCATCTCTTCCCTTTTTCGTTTGGTCTTCTCTGGTTTACTCAAACCCTTTCAATCTATAACCCAATTCATCTCCATTTCACCTCGACGTGCTGCCTCTTCTTCAGCCGCTGTCGTTGACGGTGATGATTTTGAGAAGAACTCTGTGACCCATCATTCCCCTACTCAAGTTCTGAAGAATTTTAACGAGATTAAGCTTCTCAGAATCGAATTGCCTAGTGGTGAGCTCGGGATAGATGAGGGGGTGTTGCTGAAATGGAGAGCTGATTTTGGATCGACCCTCGATAATTGTATTATACTTGGTGCATCTTCAGTGATTCAACCTGTAACTAGTACCAGTGGTTGTAGTCTTCCAAACACGGATGGAAATGGGGAAAATGATAATGGGAGCATACCCGATTCGTTTTACACCAACGGGGGTTTGAAGCTGAGGGTGGTGTGGACGATTAGTTCGTTAATTGCAGCTTCCGCAAGGCACTATCTGCTGCAGCCTATAATTGCGGAGCATAAAACTCTGGATAGTTTGGTTTTGACAGATGCAGATGAGCAAGGAGTGTTGTGTATGAACAAAGATCAACTGGAGGAGCTGAGGGTGAAGCCTCTCTCAGCTTCATCGGCCTCCAAAAGGACTTTGGTTCCGGCGTTGAATATGCGGTTGTGGTATGCCGCACATTTGGAATTACCTGATGGAACAGTGCTCAAAGGGGCCACTTTGGTGGCAATTAGGCCGAGTGAACAGCCCAAGAAAGAGGTAGTTGGGGCAGATGGGAATTGGGTGGGAGCTGCATTCAAGGAGCCTTATGGAACAGCTGCTAGGATGTTGGTCAAAAGAAGGACTTACTGTCTGGAGATGAACTCATTTTGA